In Clostridium swellfunianum, a genomic segment contains:
- a CDS encoding potassium channel family protein, with translation MGMKQFAVIGLGRFGSSIAKVLSSSGYEVLAVDKDMERIQGISDEVTHAIQADVTSESSIRSLGISNFDVVVVSIASDLEASILVTLMAKELGAKYVVAKARSESHAKVLSKIGADKIVFPERDMAERIAHNIISSNILDYIELSPEYSIMELAALEEWQNKSLGQLTMRRRYGINVLAIKHNDKINAFPNADDIIREKDVIIAVGHNDDLDKIRDRRK, from the coding sequence ATAGGAATGAAGCAGTTTGCTGTTATAGGACTCGGAAGGTTTGGTTCAAGCATAGCTAAAGTACTTAGCTCATCAGGATATGAGGTTTTAGCTGTTGATAAGGATATGGAGAGAATTCAGGGAATATCTGATGAAGTTACTCATGCTATTCAAGCAGATGTAACCAGTGAAAGTTCAATAAGATCTCTTGGTATTAGCAACTTTGATGTAGTAGTTGTATCCATTGCTTCGGATTTAGAAGCTTCTATACTTGTAACTTTGATGGCAAAGGAATTGGGAGCAAAATATGTAGTTGCTAAGGCTAGAAGTGAATCACACGCAAAGGTGCTTTCAAAAATTGGTGCAGATAAAATTGTGTTTCCAGAAAGGGATATGGCAGAAAGAATTGCTCATAATATAATATCATCCAATATACTTGATTATATTGAGTTATCTCCTGAGTACAGCATAATGGAGCTTGCTGCTTTAGAGGAGTGGCAAAACAAGTCTCTTGGACAGCTTACTATGAGAAGACGATACGGAATTAATGTGCTTGCAATAAAGCATAATGATAAAATAAATGCTTTCCCAAATGCAGATGATATCATTAGAGAAAAGGATGTTATAATAGCTGTTGGGCACAATGATGACTTAGATAAGATTAGAGACAGAAGAAAATAG
- a CDS encoding ZIP family metal transporter, with translation MDWFTNLDPVLQALLATLFTWFVTALGSALVFLFKSINKNVLNGMLGFAAGVMIAASFWSLLAPAIEMAEEANMIAWVPAVIGFLAGGAFLWLVDVLLPHLHIGAPMEEAEGVKTSWQRSVLLVLAITLHNIPEGLAVGVAFGAAAANFPAASLAGAAALAMGIGLQNFPEGAAVSIPLRREGFSRTKSFLYGQASGIVEPIAGVLGAAAVIAMKPILPYALSFAAGAMIYVVVEELIPESQQEKQHSNIGTIGAMLGFAVMMLLDVAFG, from the coding sequence ATGGATTGGTTTACAAATTTAGATCCAGTTCTTCAGGCGCTTTTAGCCACACTCTTTACTTGGTTTGTGACAGCTTTGGGCTCAGCTTTGGTATTTCTTTTTAAAAGCATAAATAAAAATGTTTTAAATGGAATGTTAGGCTTTGCGGCAGGCGTAATGATAGCTGCAAGCTTTTGGTCTCTTTTAGCTCCGGCCATAGAAATGGCTGAGGAGGCGAATATGATAGCCTGGGTTCCAGCGGTTATAGGATTTTTAGCCGGAGGAGCCTTCTTATGGCTAGTAGACGTACTTTTACCTCACCTTCATATTGGAGCGCCCATGGAAGAAGCTGAAGGGGTTAAAACAAGCTGGCAGAGAAGTGTTTTACTTGTGTTAGCTATAACCCTTCATAATATACCAGAAGGTTTAGCTGTAGGTGTTGCCTTTGGTGCCGCAGCAGCTAATTTTCCAGCAGCATCCTTGGCAGGGGCAGCGGCTCTTGCTATGGGTATTGGACTTCAAAATTTTCCAGAAGGTGCAGCAGTTTCAATACCTCTGAGAAGAGAAGGTTTTTCAAGAACTAAAAGCTTTTTATACGGTCAGGCTTCAGGAATAGTAGAGCCTATAGCAGGTGTGCTTGGTGCTGCAGCCGTTATAGCAATGAAGCCTATTCTTCCCTATGCATTATCCTTTGCTGCGGGAGCGATGATATATGTTGTAGTTGAAGAACTAATACCTGAATCGCAACAGGAAAAGCAGCACTCAAATATAGGAACTATAGGTGCAATGCTTGGGTTTGCTGTTATGATGTTATTAGATGTAGCTTTTGGCTAA
- a CDS encoding histidine phosphatase family protein → MLRLYITRHGETEWNIQKRMQGWKNSNLTNRGIRNAKALGDALKKVEFKRVYCSPLDRTRHTTELILDGRDIEVVYEENLREIHLGEIEGKNQEEANIIYPDFSTHFWEKPHLYKAKSGEDFYQVRERVLKALERIIKENPSGNVLIVTHGVILKTIHSYFKNLSMERLWDPPFIYDTSLTIVEIENGEFNIVVEGDVSHIKDIE, encoded by the coding sequence ATGCTTAGACTTTATATAACTAGACATGGAGAAACTGAGTGGAACATTCAAAAACGTATGCAGGGTTGGAAAAATTCCAATTTAACGAATAGAGGCATTAGGAATGCAAAAGCGCTTGGAGATGCTTTGAAAAAGGTTGAATTTAAAAGAGTTTACTGCAGTCCTTTAGATAGAACAAGACATACCACAGAACTTATTTTAGATGGAAGAGATATAGAAGTTGTGTATGAAGAAAACCTTAGAGAGATACACTTAGGCGAAATTGAAGGAAAGAATCAGGAGGAAGCAAATATAATATATCCTGATTTTAGCACCCACTTTTGGGAAAAACCTCATTTGTATAAAGCAAAATCAGGAGAGGACTTCTATCAAGTTAGGGAAAGAGTTTTAAAGGCCTTGGAGAGAATAATAAAAGAGAATCCATCAGGAAATGTACTTATAGTAACTCACGGAGTTATTCTAAAAACAATACACTCCTATTTCAAAAATCTCTCTATGGAAAGACTTTGGGACCCGCCATTTATATACGATACAAGCTTAACTATTGTTGAAATAGAAAATGGTGAGTTTAATATAGTGGTTGAAGGGGATGTTTCCCATATTAAAGATATTGAATAG
- a CDS encoding VanW family protein: protein MKRKFSVLLASVIILSFLNSCRTRQTPSPIKNEASPQIQRTEQIYNAQEPKYSIPEDASTEQTLPVQPAPPASSPPKTQKKSSEPKPIGSYQTPLLNRDKERMENIGLAIKKINGYKLKPGDTFSFNDVVGKRDASNGFKVAAIIVNGEYGEDMGGGVCQLSSTIFNAAERAGMEILERHSHSRSVRYVPQGKDAAVSYGYLDLKFKNSKKYTVELKAKVEDKKLKVYIYKAR from the coding sequence ATGAAAAGAAAGTTTTCTGTTTTATTAGCTTCAGTTATTATTTTAAGCTTCTTAAATTCCTGCCGAACTAGACAAACTCCAAGCCCAATTAAAAACGAAGCATCACCACAAATTCAAAGAACAGAGCAAATATATAATGCTCAGGAACCAAAATATTCTATACCTGAAGATGCTTCTACAGAACAAACACTTCCCGTTCAGCCAGCACCACCTGCTTCTTCGCCACCAAAAACACAAAAAAAGTCCTCCGAACCAAAGCCAATAGGAAGCTATCAAACACCTCTTTTAAATAGAGATAAAGAGCGAATGGAGAATATAGGTCTGGCAATTAAAAAAATAAATGGATATAAACTTAAACCTGGAGATACTTTTTCCTTTAACGATGTAGTAGGTAAGAGAGATGCAAGTAATGGTTTTAAGGTTGCTGCGATAATAGTAAATGGAGAATATGGAGAAGATATGGGTGGCGGTGTATGCCAGCTGAGCAGCACAATTTTTAACGCTGCAGAGCGAGCTGGTATGGAAATCTTAGAAAGACATTCTCATAGCAGGAGCGTGAGATATGTTCCTCAAGGTAAAGATGCTGCTGTAAGCTATGGATATTTAGACTTAAAATTTAAAAATAGCAAAAAGTATACTGTTGAGTTAAAAGCTAAGGTTGAAGATAAAAAACTTAAGGTTTATATATATAAAGCAAGATAA
- a CDS encoding LytTR family DNA-binding domain-containing protein, which produces MKIIIDQAQDNLETEIVIKCKAVNEEIQRLILLLKSSEERILGIMDNANQFIEPKDIFYFESVDKKTFMYTEKQVLETPFRLYELEEKLGNLDFFRASKSTIINISKIKKLSPKFNGRLEALLENHEKLIISRQYVPIIKEILGL; this is translated from the coding sequence ATGAAAATAATAATAGACCAAGCACAAGACAACTTAGAAACAGAAATAGTAATAAAGTGCAAAGCAGTTAATGAAGAAATCCAAAGACTTATCCTTCTGCTCAAAAGCTCAGAGGAGAGAATTCTTGGCATCATGGACAATGCAAATCAATTCATAGAGCCAAAGGATATTTTTTATTTTGAGAGCGTGGATAAGAAAACTTTTATGTATACCGAAAAACAGGTGCTGGAAACCCCTTTCCGACTTTATGAATTAGAAGAAAAGCTTGGCAATCTAGATTTCTTTAGAGCCAGCAAATCCACAATAATTAATATCTCAAAAATTAAAAAGCTTTCCCCGAAGTTCAACGGTAGACTTGAAGCACTTCTTGAAAATCATGAAAAATTAATTATATCAAGGCAGTACGTGCCTATCATCAAAGAAATATTAGGCTTATAA
- a CDS encoding DUF3021 family protein: MKNFIEITTQFKFVWSVFFTAAIMIYTIVSMILGNESMNLMVIWQLVGLSMIISLYHYLFFGELILNSVGIKLKIFMHLILCYVTLLIFCQLFHWLDMKKLKDLSIFTGSYLFLYIACIHSFYLYYKATGEELNQRLTAYKQNRNIK, translated from the coding sequence TTGAAAAATTTTATTGAAATAACAACTCAATTTAAATTTGTATGGAGTGTGTTTTTCACTGCAGCAATTATGATATACACCATAGTAAGTATGATACTTGGAAATGAATCTATGAATCTTATGGTTATTTGGCAGCTTGTAGGTTTATCAATGATTATCTCGCTTTATCATTACCTATTCTTTGGTGAACTTATATTAAATTCTGTTGGTATCAAGCTTAAGATATTTATGCATTTAATATTATGCTATGTAACCTTGCTTATTTTCTGTCAGCTTTTTCATTGGCTTGATATGAAAAAGCTTAAGGACCTTTCTATATTTACAGGCAGTTATCTGTTTTTATATATAGCCTGCATACATTCCTTTTATCTTTATTACAAAGCCACAGGTGAGGAATTAAATCAGCGACTTACAGCATATAAACAAAATAGGAATATTAAATAA
- a CDS encoding ABC transporter ATP-binding protein: protein MNIIDIKNLTKTYGKNRGIDSVNLKVNKGEIFGFIGPNGAGKSTTIKVLLNLIFPTSGKATIFGLDCVNDTVKIKEDLGYVPSEVRYYDNMKVKELIEYAKSFRKNPDNEYISELCKLFEVELDKNISELSLGNKKKVAIVQAILHKPKLLILDEPTNGLDPLIQQKLFNTLLKLKEEGTTIFLSSHNLTEVEEFCDKVAIIKEGKIIDVKTISDFARKKVKKITLKTSDAVKNELSAIGCQGFEQSGDSISFNYNGDVNKLLLVLNRYKLKDLIIEDRKLSEVFMSYYDSSEKEEN, encoded by the coding sequence ATGAATATAATTGATATAAAAAACCTTACTAAAACCTACGGGAAAAACCGTGGAATAGATAGTGTAAATTTAAAGGTTAATAAAGGGGAAATTTTTGGCTTTATCGGTCCAAATGGTGCTGGAAAATCAACTACTATAAAGGTACTGTTAAATCTTATTTTCCCGACTTCAGGAAAAGCAACCATTTTTGGTTTAGACTGTGTTAATGATACTGTAAAGATTAAGGAAGACTTAGGCTATGTACCAAGTGAGGTGCGCTACTATGATAATATGAAGGTCAAGGAGCTTATCGAATATGCAAAGTCCTTCCGCAAAAATCCTGACAATGAATATATTTCGGAATTGTGCAAGCTATTTGAAGTTGAGCTTGATAAAAATATCTCAGAGCTTTCTCTTGGAAACAAGAAAAAGGTTGCCATTGTTCAAGCTATTCTTCATAAGCCAAAGCTTCTTATATTGGATGAGCCTACAAATGGCCTAGATCCATTAATTCAGCAAAAACTCTTCAACACTTTATTAAAGCTTAAAGAAGAAGGCACAACAATATTTTTATCCAGCCATAACTTAACAGAGGTAGAGGAATTTTGCGACAAGGTAGCTATAATTAAGGAAGGCAAAATTATAGATGTAAAAACTATTTCCGACTTCGCTCGTAAAAAAGTAAAGAAAATTACTCTAAAAACTTCAGATGCTGTTAAAAATGAGCTTTCAGCTATTGGTTGCCAAGGCTTTGAGCAATCTGGGGATAGTATTTCTTTTAATTATAACGGGGATGTAAACAAGCTTCTCCTAGTACTAAATAGGTATAAACTTAAGGATTTAATTATTGAAGACAGGAAACTTTCTGAGGTTTTCATGAGCTACTACGATTCATCAGAAAAGGAGGAAAACTAA
- a CDS encoding ABC transporter permease subunit has product MNIFKIEFRKGLKPLVVWTVVCVLLTILFMSMFPSMKDSGMQELVNTKMDSMPPAILEAFNLKDVPDFSKLNQFFAYVFQYIVIAGSIYAAMLGAKSLISEESEGTIEFFYAQPASRTKIVTMKLLSSLALFYIFVVIMAVASILISLAVKPEDLKTIDLFMDMKLLFAGFFLVGLVFMCAGFLVSVLIPHLRLATPISIGAFFVTYLLGTFSGMIDELEFLRYFSPFHYAVPSELVKKGFEPINIALAFIISIVCITATYFIYKKKDFRV; this is encoded by the coding sequence ATGAATATATTTAAAATAGAATTTAGAAAAGGACTTAAACCTTTAGTCGTATGGACTGTAGTGTGCGTGCTGCTAACCATTCTATTTATGTCTATGTTTCCTTCCATGAAGGACAGCGGAATGCAAGAGCTTGTTAATACAAAGATGGATTCTATGCCTCCTGCCATACTGGAAGCCTTCAATTTGAAGGACGTACCTGATTTTTCAAAGCTAAATCAATTTTTTGCCTATGTTTTTCAGTATATCGTTATAGCCGGAAGTATCTATGCTGCAATGCTGGGAGCCAAGTCTTTGATATCAGAGGAAAGTGAAGGAACAATAGAGTTTTTTTATGCTCAGCCTGCTAGTAGAACTAAAATCGTTACAATGAAGCTTCTGTCTTCACTTGCTTTATTCTATATTTTTGTAGTTATAATGGCAGTTGCCTCAATACTAATATCACTAGCTGTAAAACCAGAAGATCTAAAAACAATTGATTTATTTATGGATATGAAACTGTTATTTGCAGGCTTCTTTCTAGTAGGCTTGGTATTTATGTGCGCAGGCTTTCTGGTTTCTGTTTTGATTCCTCATTTAAGACTTGCAACACCTATATCAATTGGAGCCTTCTTTGTTACTTACCTCCTAGGAACTTTTTCAGGAATGATAGATGAGCTTGAGTTTTTAAGATATTTCTCACCCTTTCACTATGCTGTTCCCTCCGAACTTGTAAAGAAAGGCTTTGAACCTATAAATATAGCGCTAGCATTTATTATAAGCATAGTTTGCATTACAGCAACCTACTTTATATATAAGAAAAAAGACTTTAGAGTTTAA
- a CDS encoding DUF2161 family putative PD-(D/E)XK-type phosphodiesterase — MEAKDKILESDLWKPVSDFFVKEGYTVRSEVKDCDIAAIKGEELVVIELKKNLSVDLLAQAAKRQKAADLVYIAVPKPKKLIGNAKWKDICHLIRRLELGLILVSIKGRQSFIEIPIHPIPFDREKSRNMSKKKRESIIKEASSRYKDSNIGGSTGKKLVTAYKECAIFIACCLQKFGPLSPKKLREFGADEKKTTSILSENHYGWFKRIDRGVYSITEVGVRELTQYKELTEYYNSKIVDL; from the coding sequence TTGGAAGCTAAAGATAAAATACTAGAATCAGATTTATGGAAACCAGTGAGTGATTTTTTTGTAAAAGAAGGCTATACAGTTAGAAGTGAGGTTAAGGATTGCGACATAGCTGCTATAAAAGGTGAGGAACTTGTGGTTATTGAACTTAAGAAAAATCTTAGTGTGGATCTCTTAGCTCAAGCTGCGAAGAGACAAAAGGCTGCAGACTTAGTTTATATTGCTGTACCCAAACCTAAAAAACTTATAGGAAATGCTAAATGGAAAGATATTTGTCACTTGATTAGAAGACTTGAGCTTGGACTTATTCTTGTATCTATTAAAGGCAGGCAAAGCTTCATAGAGATTCCAATCCATCCTATACCTTTTGATAGAGAGAAGAGCAGGAATATGAGCAAAAAGAAAAGAGAAAGTATCATCAAAGAAGCAAGCAGCAGATACAAGGATTCAAACATCGGAGGAAGTACAGGCAAGAAACTTGTTACGGCTTATAAAGAATGTGCTATTTTTATTGCCTGCTGTCTTCAAAAGTTTGGGCCGCTATCTCCTAAAAAATTAAGAGAATTTGGTGCGGATGAAAAAAAGACTACTTCAATCCTTTCAGAAAATCATTATGGATGGTTTAAGAGAATTGATAGAGGTGTTTATTCGATTACTGAAGTAGGGGTAAGGGAGCTTACGCAGTATAAAGAGCTGACAGAATACTATAATTCTAAGATAGTTGATTTATAA
- the yaaA gene encoding peroxide stress protein YaaA — protein MIAILSPAKTLNFEQRYTDTEYTRPVFKKKALEIIELLREYSPLELSGLMKINDQLAEVNFFRHLQWKEEHDIENSKQALLAYHGAVYQGLNAQSFKRNQLEYAQKHLRILSGLYGVLRPLDLVQPYRLEMGTKLKNSRGKDLYVFWKEAITSYFNDELNNLDNKLLLNLASNEYSSVIDFRKLNGEVITPVFKEYKQGTYKNVTIYAKRARGLMARFIIENKIDEVEKLKEFEEEGYEFNKALSSSNELVFTR, from the coding sequence ATGATAGCTATATTATCTCCTGCAAAAACCCTTAATTTTGAACAAAGATATACAGATACTGAATATACTAGGCCAGTATTTAAAAAAAAGGCTTTAGAAATTATAGAACTTCTTAGAGAATATTCTCCATTGGAATTGAGTGGACTTATGAAAATAAACGACCAGCTTGCAGAGGTTAATTTCTTTAGGCATCTTCAGTGGAAGGAAGAACATGATATAGAAAACTCAAAACAGGCGCTGCTTGCCTACCATGGGGCTGTTTACCAAGGCTTAAATGCTCAAAGCTTTAAGAGGAATCAGCTTGAGTATGCACAAAAGCATTTAAGAATTTTATCTGGGCTTTATGGAGTTTTAAGACCACTTGACTTAGTTCAGCCCTACAGGCTTGAGATGGGAACTAAGCTTAAAAACAGCAGGGGTAAGGACTTGTATGTGTTTTGGAAGGAAGCTATCACTTCTTACTTTAATGATGAGCTTAATAATCTAGATAATAAGTTGCTTCTAAACCTAGCTTCAAATGAGTATTCTTCTGTGATAGATTTTAGGAAATTGAATGGAGAGGTAATAACTCCAGTGTTTAAGGAGTACAAGCAGGGGACTTACAAGAATGTAACAATTTACGCTAAAAGGGCCAGAGGGCTTATGGCAAGGTTTATTATTGAAAATAAAATTGATGAGGTTGAAAAACTTAAGGAATTTGAAGAAGAAGGCTATGAATTTAATAAAGCTTTATCTTCAAGCAACGAGTTGGTCTTTACTAGATAG
- a CDS encoding metallophosphoesterase family protein, with the protein MKKIISAILILVLILMGSTAYKYFAKAPEDVGVDASSDTSLAFAVVGDVHTNTENFQMAIDDMRRINNRLDALVMNGDSVDQGLDKQYQSMKDILQKNNSKLPKTIIKNIGNHEFFDYDHGTNSAEDVKTFINKYLDFSGEKSVYHDQWINGYHFISLGSEDGNTTKIGTTKAFLSDKQISWFKEKLAENYEAKKPIFVFLHQHLSTGIGNWIGTDQSKQLKEILSKYPEAFIFTSHTHASFDVNNVAVDQPFTMVHTGAVSYTFKTGSDGKRERANEAYGVYIEVFGNKVVIKGRDFNNSKWVFEKEVSK; encoded by the coding sequence ATGAAAAAAATAATTTCAGCTATTTTGATTTTAGTATTGATATTAATGGGTTCAACAGCCTATAAGTATTTTGCAAAAGCTCCTGAGGATGTTGGTGTTGATGCTTCATCTGATACTAGTCTTGCGTTTGCTGTAGTAGGTGACGTTCATACTAACACAGAGAATTTTCAGATGGCTATAGATGATATGAGAAGAATAAATAACAGGTTAGATGCTTTAGTTATGAATGGCGATTCTGTTGACCAAGGTCTTGATAAGCAGTATCAGTCAATGAAGGATATTTTACAAAAAAACAACTCAAAACTGCCTAAGACAATAATTAAAAACATTGGAAATCATGAGTTTTTCGATTATGACCATGGCACAAATTCAGCAGAGGATGTTAAAACCTTTATAAATAAATATTTAGATTTCTCAGGAGAGAAAAGCGTATATCATGATCAATGGATTAATGGCTATCATTTTATATCTCTAGGTTCCGAGGATGGAAACACCACTAAAATTGGTACAACCAAGGCTTTTTTATCTGATAAGCAGATAAGCTGGTTTAAGGAAAAGCTTGCTGAAAACTATGAAGCTAAGAAACCCATTTTTGTGTTTTTACATCAGCATTTAAGCACTGGTATAGGAAACTGGATAGGTACTGACCAGTCAAAACAGCTTAAGGAGATCTTATCTAAATATCCGGAAGCTTTTATTTTTACTTCCCATACTCATGCTTCCTTCGATGTAAACAATGTCGCTGTTGATCAGCCTTTTACCATGGTTCATACGGGAGCAGTAAGCTATACTTTTAAGACTGGCAGCGATGGTAAAAGAGAAAGAGCTAATGAAGCCTATGGGGTGTATATCGAAGTGTTTGGTAATAAAGTTGTTATAAAAGGCAGAGATTTTAATAACAGTAAGTGGGTGTTTGAAAAGGAGGTTAGTAAATGA
- a CDS encoding methyl-accepting chemotaxis protein, with the protein MIFSKLKNKEIVKSDNQAIKDKTLDKSRYHMEVIDFVYSIKGLLKDTTLQHHTVNSQHNELADLTEEVKDHMSTISSLTSKTNETTKELHLEGDKLLKITEDTVKMSQEGKIAIEEMVEIIKVLENENRNSKTMIDVLANKFEQVNEVVKLIAGIAAQTNLLALNAAIEAARAGEHGKGFAVVAGEVRKLAEQTKSSTKDIAELIESISTETQKVINNAEKSNEAIVKGVKTSMQAVDKLELSLSSVAKVDTEVKEVIKILSDQKAHISNVNIEIKNIDNLLKVTAGVIEKHIEEADVVDNQLEKTGRKLDSFEHSITDFEYRK; encoded by the coding sequence ATGATTTTTAGTAAACTTAAGAATAAAGAAATAGTGAAGTCAGATAATCAAGCAATTAAGGACAAGACTTTGGATAAGAGTAGATATCATATGGAAGTTATTGATTTTGTTTATTCAATAAAAGGTCTGCTTAAAGATACTACTCTTCAGCATCATACTGTTAATAGTCAGCATAATGAATTAGCTGATCTTACTGAGGAAGTCAAAGATCATATGAGTACAATATCTTCTTTAACAAGTAAAACAAATGAGACTACAAAGGAGCTGCATTTAGAGGGAGATAAGCTATTGAAAATTACAGAGGACACTGTGAAGATGTCTCAAGAAGGAAAGATAGCCATTGAAGAAATGGTAGAAATAATTAAAGTCTTAGAAAACGAAAATAGAAACAGCAAGACAATGATTGATGTATTGGCAAATAAATTTGAGCAAGTTAATGAGGTGGTTAAGCTTATAGCTGGTATTGCAGCTCAAACTAATTTGCTAGCATTGAATGCTGCTATTGAGGCTGCAAGGGCAGGAGAACATGGCAAAGGCTTTGCTGTAGTTGCAGGTGAAGTAAGAAAGCTTGCTGAGCAGACTAAGAGCAGCACCAAGGATATTGCTGAGTTGATTGAAAGCATTTCCACTGAAACTCAAAAGGTTATAAATAACGCTGAAAAATCAAATGAAGCAATAGTTAAAGGTGTAAAAACTTCAATGCAGGCAGTAGATAAGTTAGAATTAAGCCTATCCTCTGTAGCCAAGGTAGACACTGAGGTTAAGGAAGTTATAAAAATTTTGAGCGATCAAAAGGCCCATATTTCTAATGTGAATATAGAAATAAAAAATATAGATAATCTTCTAAAAGTTACTGCAGGAGTTATAGAAAAGCATATTGAAGAGGCTGATGTTGTAGACAATCAACTTGAAAAGACAGGTAGGAAGCTTGATAGTTTTGAACATAGTATTACTGATTTTGAGTACAGGAAATAG
- the trhA gene encoding PAQR family membrane homeostasis protein TrhA: protein MEESFYTKGEEIANAITHGVGAALALAALVLLVVFSAIYGTAWHVVSFSIFGATLFILYLESTLYHSLTNKRAKRLFRKFDHMSIFLLIAGTYTPFCLTILRGPLGWTIFGIVWGGTIIGIVLKAFLTGKKDKLSTALYIVMGWLIVIAIKKMYLSMTLSGFVFLVVGGVLYTVGALFYSWDKLKFNHGIWHLFVIGGSVCHFFSIMSLLFI from the coding sequence ATAGAAGAAAGTTTTTATACAAAAGGTGAGGAGATAGCTAACGCAATAACACACGGTGTAGGTGCTGCTCTAGCCTTAGCTGCACTAGTGCTTTTGGTTGTTTTTTCAGCAATATATGGTACAGCTTGGCATGTTGTAAGTTTTTCCATATTTGGAGCAACGCTTTTCATTCTTTACCTTGAATCAACTTTATATCACAGTCTAACAAACAAAAGAGCAAAAAGGCTTTTTAGAAAGTTTGACCACATGTCAATCTTTCTGCTTATAGCAGGAACCTATACCCCCTTTTGCTTAACAATACTTAGAGGACCTTTAGGATGGACAATATTTGGCATAGTATGGGGAGGCACAATAATAGGCATTGTTTTAAAAGCTTTCCTAACAGGAAAGAAGGATAAACTTTCAACTGCTTTATATATAGTCATGGGATGGCTTATAGTTATAGCTATTAAAAAAATGTATCTTTCTATGACTTTAAGCGGTTTTGTATTTTTAGTAGTAGGAGGAGTGCTGTATACAGTAGGAGCGCTATTCTATTCCTGGGACAAATTGAAATTCAATCATGGAATATGGCATTTGTTTGTTATCGGAGGAAGCGTGTGTCACTTTTTCTCGATAATGAGTCTTTTGTTTATATAA